One Pseudoalteromonas espejiana DSM 9414 DNA window includes the following coding sequences:
- a CDS encoding HD domain-containing protein, with protein MSSNKLLIKSLALASKYHEQQKRKSDGSPYINHLIEVAVLLTDIAGVDDDDELCAAILHDILEDTDVTTEEVYKTCGHRGLELVKALSDDKSLCLAERREETLKALPKKPNSVKRIKLADLCSNASAIPSGWTLKRQTEYFLWLDQVAGICKASSLSLHNEYLRRRANYIAK; from the coding sequence ATGAGCTCAAACAAGCTTTTAATTAAATCACTAGCTCTGGCTTCAAAATATCATGAGCAGCAAAAGCGAAAATCAGATGGCTCGCCCTATATTAACCATTTGATAGAAGTTGCAGTCCTGCTTACAGATATAGCTGGAGTTGATGACGACGACGAACTATGCGCCGCAATACTCCATGATATTTTAGAGGACACTGACGTTACGACAGAAGAAGTTTATAAAACCTGCGGTCATCGTGGTCTGGAGTTAGTAAAAGCACTTTCAGACGATAAGTCGTTATGCTTAGCGGAGCGACGAGAAGAAACGCTCAAAGCACTTCCTAAAAAGCCAAACTCGGTAAAGCGTATCAAATTAGCGGATCTATGCTCTAATGCTTCAGCAATACCATCCGGTTGGACATTAAAGCGGCAGACTGAGTACTTCCTCTGGCTAGATCAGGTTGCTGGGATCTGTAAAGCATCAAGTCTTTCATTGCATAATGAGTATTTAAGAAGAAGAGCTAACTATATCGCTAAATAG
- a CDS encoding MerR family transcriptional regulator, with protein MKIGELAKQSGTAASTIRYYESIGLLPAGVRNSNGYRQYTVNSVEQLKIIKFAQSLGFSLEEIPTLRKPNKELDHTAIIERLTQKQHEANALIEQLQRKSERIGSLINLLDASWSNGECIGDEKINELLNEVEY; from the coding sequence ATGAAAATAGGTGAACTTGCTAAACAAAGCGGTACAGCAGCCAGCACTATAAGGTATTACGAAAGCATAGGTTTACTGCCAGCGGGCGTACGAAACAGCAATGGCTATCGCCAATACACAGTAAATAGTGTTGAGCAGCTAAAAATAATTAAGTTTGCACAAAGTTTAGGGTTTTCACTTGAAGAAATACCCACACTACGTAAGCCAAACAAAGAGCTAGATCACACTGCTATTATTGAGCGTCTCACTCAAAAACAACATGAGGCCAACGCACTAATAGAGCAGCTACAGCGTAAATCAGAGCGTATTGGTAGTTTAATTAACCTACTAGATGCTAGCTGGTCTAATGGAGAGTGTATTGGCGATGAAAAAATAAATGAGCTCTTGAATGAGGTCGAGTATTAA
- a CDS encoding zinc-binding alcohol dehydrogenase family protein, giving the protein MKAIGYQQSLPIENELSLQDIELETPTAHGHDILVEVKAVSVNPVDFKIRQAMPAADGEYKVIGWDATGVVKSVGENVSLFKPGDKVWYAGDITRSGSNAQFQLVDERIVGHMPSSLSYGEAAALPLTSITAWELLFDRLNVSKNDDSKSILVIGAAGGVGSIMVQLLKQRTKLNIIASASRPETISWLEDLGADTIINHRNLLSEEFAAKNLSEVDYVVSLNNTEQHLPEIEKVVKPQGQFALIDDPETLNIVPFKNKSVSVHWELMFTRSLFKTDDMQEQHVILNNVATMIDQGQIKTTVGEHLGKINAANLRKAHQHLETQTAKGKVVLEGF; this is encoded by the coding sequence ATGAAAGCAATTGGATATCAACAAAGTTTACCTATCGAAAACGAACTATCACTACAAGACATTGAACTTGAAACGCCAACAGCACACGGCCACGATATTTTAGTTGAAGTTAAAGCGGTATCGGTTAATCCGGTTGATTTTAAAATTCGCCAAGCAATGCCAGCAGCAGATGGCGAATATAAAGTAATTGGTTGGGATGCAACTGGGGTAGTTAAATCGGTTGGCGAAAACGTTTCGTTATTTAAGCCAGGCGATAAAGTATGGTACGCGGGCGACATTACTCGCTCAGGCAGTAACGCGCAGTTTCAATTAGTTGACGAGCGTATTGTTGGCCATATGCCAAGTTCGCTTTCGTATGGCGAAGCCGCTGCATTGCCGCTTACCAGCATTACTGCGTGGGAATTATTGTTTGACCGTTTAAACGTATCTAAAAACGATGACTCTAAAAGCATTTTAGTTATTGGAGCCGCCGGTGGTGTGGGTTCAATTATGGTGCAGCTGTTAAAGCAGCGTACTAAATTAAATATTATTGCAAGCGCTTCTCGCCCCGAAACTATATCGTGGTTAGAAGATTTAGGTGCCGATACTATTATTAATCACCGCAATCTATTAAGTGAAGAATTTGCAGCTAAAAACTTAAGCGAAGTAGATTACGTAGTAAGCTTAAACAATACAGAGCAACACTTACCTGAAATTGAAAAAGTAGTGAAGCCACAAGGTCAATTTGCACTTATTGATGACCCTGAAACACTTAATATTGTGCCATTTAAAAATAAAAGTGTGTCGGTACATTGGGAGCTTATGTTTACTCGCTCGTTATTTAAAACAGATGACATGCAAGAGCAACACGTTATTTTAAACAACGTAGCCACTATGATTGACCAAGGGCAAATTAAAACTACTGTAGGTGAGCACTTAGGTAAAATTAACGCTGCCAATTTACGCAAAGCGCATCAGCACCTTGAAACCCAAACAGCGAAAGGTAAAGTGGTTTTAGAAGGCTTTTAA
- a CDS encoding helix-turn-helix transcriptional regulator, translated as MVTYCYYLIYDNIYVTLSYDKRPKLMPTAKGKTLPRIINMMQLIPITPRWTTAKILQSSLQDRGFTVTKRTVERDLVEVADLFGLVSSDSPDGYKWSYSRKRSDIFLPSISAEEALSLQLVEQHLQDFFPREVFSQLDAIFKKSKDTLVRSQLLHSWPSKIASLPHVLAFKPLNIDTGIKSLITQGILEQRKMEITYGGSDSVHLISPLGMLIRDTKLVLICYFYDYKEPRHLLFHRVNSAKLLNETFDTDFNTLKYSQTGAVGILVNAETIEVKLAVKGYVKELFKESAINASQKINNERTLPDLTTQNDWVDVSIQLPHTLELENWLMGLSDHIIVKAPEQLKARVIRRMIKSLGHYGISTE; from the coding sequence ATGGTAACCTACTGTTATTATTTAATTTATGATAATATTTATGTAACTTTAAGTTATGATAAGCGCCCAAAGTTGATGCCAACGGCTAAAGGAAAAACTCTCCCTCGCATTATTAATATGATGCAACTCATCCCCATTACTCCTAGATGGACAACGGCCAAAATTTTACAGTCAAGCCTTCAAGATAGAGGCTTTACAGTGACAAAACGAACTGTAGAGCGAGATTTAGTTGAAGTGGCTGACTTATTTGGGCTAGTAAGTTCAGATTCACCAGACGGGTACAAATGGTCTTATTCAAGAAAACGTTCTGATATTTTCTTACCATCGATTTCTGCAGAAGAAGCTTTATCACTTCAGCTAGTAGAGCAACACCTCCAAGATTTTTTCCCTAGGGAAGTGTTTTCTCAGCTTGATGCTATTTTTAAAAAGTCAAAAGATACGCTGGTAAGATCACAGTTATTGCACTCATGGCCATCGAAAATTGCGAGTTTGCCACATGTTTTAGCTTTTAAACCATTAAACATTGATACTGGAATCAAATCTCTAATTACCCAAGGAATATTAGAGCAAAGAAAAATGGAGATAACTTATGGTGGTTCCGATTCTGTCCATCTTATTTCACCGCTAGGTATGTTGATAAGAGACACTAAGCTGGTTCTTATTTGCTACTTTTATGACTATAAAGAACCTAGACACCTTCTTTTTCATCGAGTTAATAGCGCTAAATTATTAAATGAAACGTTTGATACTGACTTTAATACTTTAAAATACTCTCAAACAGGTGCTGTTGGTATATTAGTAAATGCTGAGACAATTGAAGTAAAACTCGCTGTAAAAGGCTATGTCAAAGAGCTATTCAAAGAGTCAGCTATTAATGCTAGTCAGAAAATTAATAACGAAAGGACTTTGCCTGATTTGACTACTCAAAATGATTGGGTAGATGTTTCTATTCAATTACCCCATACCTTAGAGTTGGAGAACTGGCTCATGGGTTTGTCAGATCACATTATTGTAAAGGCACCAGAGCAGCTAAAAGCCAGAGTTATAAGACGGATGATAAAATCATTAGGGCACTATGGAATTAGCACCGAATAA
- a CDS encoding DODA-type extradiol aromatic ring-opening family dioxygenase: MAQPTLFISHGSPIMAVKQSPTSDFLSSLGKTLKTPSAIIIFSAHFDVANNDTSNNIVITAGKAPKTIHDFYNFPANMYNIKYPAPGEPSLANVIAARFKEKGIEVELNATQGWDHGVWIPLRLMYPEANIPIVQVSINTRLGAKAMYEFGQLLAPLREQNILIIGSGGISHNLPEIFKKPPTPNRVQMVKAFTQWVEQTLLAQDTAALLDYLNQAPHVLFNHPTQEHFLPLFAAMGAGGKQVEKLFSDTEMDILALDAYKFY; encoded by the coding sequence ATGGCTCAGCCCACTTTATTTATTTCACATGGCTCGCCAATAATGGCAGTTAAGCAATCTCCCACCTCTGATTTTTTATCATCGCTTGGGAAAACGCTTAAAACACCGAGCGCTATTATTATTTTTTCGGCCCATTTTGATGTTGCTAACAATGACACAAGCAACAACATAGTGATTACTGCAGGCAAAGCGCCCAAAACCATTCACGACTTTTATAATTTCCCTGCAAATATGTATAACATTAAATACCCTGCACCGGGCGAGCCTTCACTTGCTAACGTTATTGCAGCGCGCTTTAAAGAAAAAGGTATTGAGGTCGAGCTTAATGCAACCCAAGGTTGGGATCATGGCGTATGGATACCTCTGCGCTTAATGTACCCAGAGGCTAATATTCCTATAGTGCAGGTGTCTATAAATACGCGTTTAGGCGCAAAAGCCATGTACGAATTCGGACAGTTACTTGCCCCTCTTCGCGAGCAAAATATATTAATTATTGGCTCCGGCGGAATTAGCCATAACCTACCCGAAATATTTAAAAAGCCACCTACACCCAACCGTGTGCAAATGGTAAAAGCGTTTACTCAATGGGTTGAACAAACGCTTTTAGCGCAAGACACAGCAGCACTATTAGATTATTTAAACCAAGCACCGCATGTGTTATTTAACCACCCTACCCAAGAGCACTTTTTACCATTATTTGCCGCAATGGGCGCAGGCGGCAAACAGGTTGAAAAGCTCTTTAGTGATACCGAAATGGATATTTTAGCGCTCGATGCGTATAAGTTTTATTAA
- a CDS encoding LysR family transcriptional regulator: protein MDKLTTMKTFVSVVQEGSFSKAADKLDISPQLVSKYVSALEEGLSTRLLHRTTRKVSTTEAGDHYFTRCLQVLGDIDDMEDSLNNLSENVSGVLSISAPMSFGVKHLAPLLVEFQKQYPNLKLDLKLTDQFVDIVEQGIDIALRIGVLKNSSLIAKKIAPIRLAVFASPAYLKQHGTPTTLQELQQHNYLRYANAEPTKRLTGVNELKSEFKLESNLVANNGDLLLNTAIAGGGIAMQPTFIAGEALAQGKVVRILQNHEPEPMGLYMVYANRQFLPSKVRAFVDFTSGYYGDVPYWDLGE, encoded by the coding sequence ATGGACAAGTTAACCACCATGAAAACTTTTGTGAGCGTAGTGCAAGAGGGTTCATTTTCTAAAGCCGCCGATAAACTCGATATATCGCCGCAATTGGTGAGTAAATATGTATCAGCACTTGAAGAGGGGCTGTCTACCCGTTTATTACACCGCACCACACGAAAAGTAAGCACCACAGAGGCGGGGGATCACTATTTTACTCGCTGCCTACAAGTACTTGGCGATATAGATGACATGGAAGATTCGCTTAATAACTTAAGCGAAAACGTATCGGGTGTGCTGAGTATTAGTGCGCCTATGTCTTTTGGGGTTAAGCATTTAGCACCACTGCTGGTTGAGTTTCAAAAGCAATATCCAAATTTAAAGTTAGATTTAAAACTCACTGACCAATTTGTAGATATTGTTGAACAAGGCATTGATATAGCGCTGCGTATTGGGGTGTTAAAAAATTCATCCCTTATTGCTAAAAAAATAGCGCCTATACGCTTAGCGGTATTTGCATCGCCTGCGTATTTAAAGCAGCACGGTACACCCACTACACTACAAGAGCTTCAGCAGCATAACTATTTACGCTACGCCAACGCTGAGCCGACTAAAAGGCTTACAGGAGTCAATGAGCTTAAAAGCGAGTTTAAACTTGAAAGTAATTTAGTAGCTAACAACGGCGATTTATTGCTAAATACAGCCATTGCAGGCGGCGGCATTGCTATGCAACCTACCTTTATAGCTGGTGAGGCACTAGCACAGGGTAAAGTTGTGCGTATTTTGCAAAACCATGAGCCAGAGCCTATGGGGCTTTACATGGTGTACGCAAACAGGCAGTTTTTACCTAGTAAAGTGCGTGCATTTGTTGATTTTACGAGTGGCTATTATGGCGATGTGCCTTATTGGGATTTAGGAGAATGA
- a CDS encoding LysR family transcriptional regulator, producing the protein MNIESKWLEDFLTLSNTKSFSQAAKLRHITQPAFSRRIKALEDALGAALIDRENLPITLTPSGKIFHITARNLVNQMNTSISMLEELSIQQNYSVKVAAAHSLASFLTLKLADFQAQDERDIVLNLEAIDVDKATEALEQGECDLLIAFDNERLKLPPFSHQKIGNAKLLPVSACDLNGKAMYNLETDTPIPHLAYSLDSYMGRQLEPIISGAKLNKVFVSSMTELLKVHAVAGNGIAWLPDYVISNELKNNTLVVVGNEQHCVPITYYAYRYHAALHPGGESVWNKLTELNIK; encoded by the coding sequence ATGAATATTGAAAGTAAATGGCTAGAAGATTTTTTAACACTCTCGAATACTAAAAGCTTTTCGCAAGCGGCAAAGCTTAGGCATATAACACAACCTGCCTTTAGTAGGCGCATAAAAGCCCTTGAAGATGCCCTCGGCGCTGCGTTAATTGACCGAGAAAACCTGCCAATTACACTTACCCCAAGCGGTAAAATATTTCATATAACAGCACGTAATTTAGTGAATCAAATGAACACCTCAATCAGCATGCTTGAGGAGCTTTCGATTCAACAAAACTACTCAGTAAAGGTGGCTGCGGCGCACTCTTTAGCGAGCTTTTTAACGTTAAAGTTGGCCGACTTTCAAGCTCAAGATGAGCGCGATATAGTACTTAACCTTGAGGCGATAGACGTAGATAAAGCCACTGAAGCGTTAGAGCAAGGTGAGTGCGACTTACTTATCGCCTTTGATAACGAACGTCTTAAACTACCGCCATTTAGCCATCAAAAAATAGGTAATGCTAAGCTGCTTCCTGTAAGCGCGTGCGATTTAAACGGCAAAGCCATGTATAACCTAGAAACTGACACGCCAATACCGCATTTAGCCTACAGCCTCGACTCCTACATGGGGCGGCAGTTAGAGCCCATTATATCGGGCGCTAAGCTTAATAAAGTGTTTGTTTCATCCATGACTGAGCTGTTAAAAGTGCATGCTGTAGCAGGTAATGGTATTGCCTGGCTGCCCGACTACGTTATATCTAACGAGCTTAAAAATAATACCCTAGTAGTTGTAGGTAATGAGCAGCACTGCGTGCCAATAACTTACTATGCTTACAGGTATCATGCGGCTTTGCACCCAGGTGGTGAAAGTGTATGGAATAAATTAACCGAGCTTAATATAAAGTAA
- a CDS encoding NADH:flavin oxidoreductase/NADH oxidase family protein — protein MSKNKLSPVFTSFTLPSGLALKNRVVKAAMEENLAEANQTPSQVLKNVYSEWAKGGCGLIITGNVMVDHLAMTGPGGLTLEQQTDITAFAELARLAQQNDCKIVMQINHPGRQVFKNMGGKAFSASDIALDVGKHSHLFTQPKAMTQSDINDVIMRFTQTALQAEKAGFNGVQIHAAHGYLLAQFLSPLTNKRDDKWGGSLENRARLLLEITKSVKAHCSESFSVSIKLNSADFQRGGFEPSDAQAVVNVLSTLEVDFVELSGGSYEAPAMQGKTGDERTLAREAYFLEFAKAISEQSTIPIMTTGGISRLDVANKVISSGVALVGMATALAYQPNLVNSWQTQSTQNLLMPRVTFKDKSLAGLATMALVKRQIRRVGQGKHVKANASAIFTLISDQIRSAKLTKRYRKRFAKELN, from the coding sequence ATGTCTAAAAATAAACTATCGCCTGTATTTACCTCTTTTACTTTACCAAGTGGCTTAGCGCTTAAAAACCGAGTAGTAAAAGCAGCCATGGAAGAAAATCTCGCAGAGGCTAACCAAACGCCATCGCAAGTGCTTAAAAATGTATACAGCGAATGGGCAAAAGGCGGCTGCGGGTTAATTATTACCGGTAATGTTATGGTAGATCACCTTGCTATGACAGGTCCAGGGGGCCTTACACTTGAGCAACAAACAGATATAACAGCATTTGCAGAACTTGCACGTTTAGCGCAGCAAAATGATTGTAAAATTGTTATGCAAATTAATCACCCTGGTCGCCAAGTGTTTAAAAATATGGGTGGAAAAGCCTTTAGTGCGTCAGATATTGCGCTTGATGTGGGTAAACATTCCCATTTATTTACTCAGCCAAAGGCAATGACACAAAGTGATATTAACGATGTAATTATGCGTTTTACACAAACAGCCTTACAGGCAGAAAAAGCAGGCTTTAATGGCGTACAAATACATGCTGCGCATGGCTATTTATTAGCACAGTTTTTATCTCCTCTTACTAATAAACGAGATGATAAATGGGGCGGAAGCCTTGAAAACCGTGCCCGCTTATTGCTCGAAATTACCAAAAGCGTTAAAGCACATTGTAGTGAGAGTTTTTCGGTATCCATAAAACTTAACTCAGCTGATTTTCAACGCGGTGGCTTTGAACCAAGTGACGCGCAAGCGGTTGTTAATGTGCTAAGCACATTAGAGGTTGATTTTGTAGAGCTTTCGGGCGGAAGTTACGAAGCACCGGCTATGCAAGGCAAAACAGGCGATGAGCGAACACTTGCACGTGAGGCGTACTTTTTAGAGTTTGCTAAAGCAATTAGCGAGCAATCAACCATACCCATTATGACCACGGGTGGCATTAGCCGGTTAGATGTGGCAAATAAAGTAATTAGCTCAGGCGTAGCGCTCGTTGGTATGGCCACGGCACTGGCCTATCAGCCAAATTTAGTTAATAGCTGGCAAACACAGTCAACGCAAAACCTGCTTATGCCGCGTGTTACCTTTAAAGATAAAAGCCTTGCTGGGCTTGCCACTATGGCGCTGGTAAAAAGGCAAATTCGCCGAGTTGGCCAAGGCAAACACGTTAAGGCAAATGCCTCCGCTATTTTTACTTTAATAAGCGATCAAATACGCTCAGCTAAGCTTACAAAACGCTACCGAAAACGCTTTGCTAAAGAGCTCAATTAA
- a CDS encoding DUF7674 family protein, which translates to MKNDDVVYNLLNEISVQFPEVKALMSIYDEDETTFRMEAFSKATTQAVTLAYTEQAQRYLNYMAEKLLNADAKVIEYIDVYYVETLFWGASSYTIAVGWPLVPAKLQALYINFHGRAPLN; encoded by the coding sequence ATGAAAAATGATGATGTAGTTTATAACTTATTGAACGAAATCAGCGTTCAATTTCCTGAAGTTAAAGCGTTAATGAGCATCTATGATGAAGATGAAACCACGTTTAGAATGGAGGCATTTTCTAAAGCCACAACACAGGCTGTTACTCTCGCTTATACTGAACAAGCCCAGCGTTATTTAAATTACATGGCTGAAAAGTTATTAAATGCAGACGCAAAAGTAATTGAATACATAGACGTATATTACGTAGAAACACTATTTTGGGGTGCAAGTTCTTATACTATTGCAGTTGGTTGGCCTTTAGTACCAGCCAAGTTACAAGCGCTTTATATCAATTTTCATGGTAGAGCGCCGTTAAACTAA
- a CDS encoding aspartate/glutamate racemase family protein — protein MLRTLGVLGGMGPLATASFMNQVIALSPAKNDQEHIPMFIRNIPQIPDRTKFLMGIEDENPLFELKKGFKELTSLGVSCIVIPCNTAHYWYDALTQNADVHTISIVKSVIKQVKATNKQKVGILATTATLNMGIYQNAFEQHNIDFIEPNTQQQMSIMDGITAVKAGDLNTGRNLLSKAYESMLAQGADCVLFGCTEIPLVLTTQAKQSPDTCLDTIAILAQECVNWAYANAHQSMLSSVA, from the coding sequence ATGCTCAGAACTCTTGGCGTATTAGGCGGAATGGGGCCTTTGGCTACTGCCTCATTTATGAATCAGGTAATTGCGCTATCACCTGCTAAAAATGATCAAGAGCACATACCTATGTTTATAAGGAATATCCCGCAAATTCCTGACCGAACAAAATTTTTAATGGGTATTGAAGATGAAAACCCATTGTTTGAGCTAAAAAAAGGTTTTAAAGAGCTAACAAGCTTAGGTGTAAGCTGTATTGTTATTCCGTGTAATACCGCGCATTACTGGTACGACGCATTAACTCAAAATGCCGATGTACACACCATTAGTATTGTAAAAAGCGTTATTAAACAAGTTAAAGCAACCAATAAGCAAAAAGTGGGTATTTTAGCCACTACAGCCACACTAAATATGGGTATTTATCAAAACGCATTTGAGCAGCACAATATTGATTTTATTGAGCCAAATACGCAGCAGCAAATGTCTATTATGGATGGCATAACCGCTGTAAAAGCAGGGGATTTAAATACAGGGCGCAACTTATTAAGCAAGGCTTACGAGTCAATGCTTGCCCAAGGTGCAGATTGTGTGCTGTTTGGCTGCACCGAAATACCACTAGTATTAACCACACAAGCTAAGCAATCGCCAGATACCTGTTTAGACACCATCGCTATTTTAGCGCAAGAGTGCGTTAACTGGGCATATGCAAACGCCCATCAATCAATGCTCTCGAGTGTGGCTTAA
- a CDS encoding EAL domain-containing protein: protein MLFSRVASKTKALVKKIIKPDAFKTACVISAVLVMGNIAYNVSSVNSTIKENALAFLNQSNDLYLKQREETKRVLLPIVKNECPSLKNAMRKAVYHINSIDAIGLFNGDGVVYCESIRGKNNLNFYKLLNVNKLPEEGLSLGTPTYINIQSIFNYFNIKKDTYIGIVSPKHHLLDIFSKTLENQHIKYQLLLNGALLAKNTEQIDGVTLKAKDFPLTIKYEKQIQLYLEHIFHNLVLLIVLIVTTFIVTPFALKYFKVRVLQRDLKYAIENETIDVYFQAIVNSKTNSPIGCEALSRWKHSKLGYISPAIFIPIAEQFQLIDDLTALVLKKCIQMIESNPVFFANRYVSMNISRCSILVPEFISQLEHILELHPRTAKHLVLEITEEHKFNLEQVAELKKNLKRIELFGPSFSVDDFGTGYAGLDFLRNHKFRAIKIDRAFIHNLEENSDAISLLESIYDMAAHLDLKVIVEGVENKEQLDIVQSIGFKYIQGFYYHKPSNLEAFKTHYMLADF from the coding sequence TTGTTGTTTTCAAGAGTTGCAAGTAAGACTAAAGCACTAGTTAAAAAAATAATAAAGCCTGATGCTTTTAAAACTGCATGTGTAATCTCAGCCGTTCTCGTTATGGGTAATATCGCTTATAACGTCTCTAGTGTAAATTCCACAATAAAAGAGAATGCCTTAGCGTTCTTAAATCAAAGTAATGATCTCTATTTAAAGCAGCGGGAAGAAACAAAACGCGTATTATTACCTATAGTAAAAAATGAATGCCCGTCTCTTAAAAATGCAATGAGGAAGGCTGTTTATCACATAAATTCAATAGACGCTATAGGGCTATTCAATGGTGATGGTGTTGTGTATTGTGAAAGTATACGAGGTAAAAATAACCTTAACTTTTACAAGTTATTAAACGTTAACAAGCTACCAGAAGAAGGGTTATCTCTTGGCACCCCAACTTATATTAATATTCAAAGTATATTCAACTATTTCAACATAAAAAAAGATACGTACATTGGTATTGTTAGTCCTAAGCATCATTTACTAGATATTTTTTCAAAAACGCTGGAAAATCAACACATCAAATATCAGCTATTGCTCAATGGGGCTCTACTAGCAAAAAACACTGAACAAATAGATGGAGTAACTCTTAAAGCTAAGGATTTCCCTTTAACTATCAAGTATGAAAAGCAAATTCAGCTTTATCTTGAGCATATATTTCATAATTTAGTTTTACTTATAGTGTTAATAGTAACCACCTTTATAGTTACGCCATTTGCATTAAAATATTTTAAAGTAAGGGTGCTACAAAGAGATTTAAAATATGCAATTGAAAACGAAACGATTGATGTCTATTTTCAAGCTATTGTAAATTCAAAAACGAACAGCCCTATAGGGTGCGAAGCGTTATCTCGATGGAAACACAGTAAACTAGGCTATATCTCGCCAGCGATCTTTATACCAATCGCTGAACAGTTTCAATTAATAGATGACTTAACCGCGCTGGTACTAAAGAAATGTATTCAGATGATTGAATCTAACCCCGTCTTTTTTGCGAACAGGTACGTTAGTATGAACATTAGTCGCTGTTCTATTTTAGTCCCTGAGTTTATCTCTCAACTCGAACACATTTTAGAACTGCATCCTCGTACCGCTAAACATTTAGTACTAGAGATTACAGAGGAGCATAAATTTAATTTAGAGCAAGTGGCCGAGCTCAAAAAAAACTTAAAGCGTATAGAGCTATTTGGCCCTAGCTTTTCTGTGGATGACTTTGGAACGGGCTACGCAGGGTTAGACTTTTTACGAAACCATAAATTTAGAGCGATAAAGATAGATCGTGCATTTATTCATAACCTTGAGGAGAATTCGGATGCTATCTCACTATTAGAGTCTATATACGACATGGCTGCACACCTCGATTTAAAAGTAATTGTTGAGGGAGTTGAGAATAAAGAGCAGTTAGATATAGTACAAAGCATTGGCTTTAAGTATATTCAAGGTTTTTACTATCACAAGCCCAGTAATTTAGAAGCTTTTAAAACACACTACATGCTCGCAGATTTCTAA
- a CDS encoding LysR family transcriptional regulator: MSITNQLALFVDVVQQGSFAKAAALNDMDNSSLSKQIKKLESSLGVQLLNRSTRSFSLTSAGDEILQQAQILIDTLSDIHSIADSYQAKPKGILRITSGMFFGQQYIQPVINIFMQKYPEVKITLMLDDKRNDIISDHYDLAFRIGKLDDSNLMAKKISDMHFALVASHDFIARHGMPNTPEELLALPAIVYGNGDVSLDQVKLSTQPHGDEYKTHKMKGNYKVSDVRAMLDATKAGVGYVMLDLFNLEKPIDEMGLVPLLTNYKLSASGAGIYALYPHRKQTPLVSEFIKTVQEYIGSPAFWVNHIPNYKQLYK, from the coding sequence ATGTCGATAACCAATCAATTAGCGTTATTTGTAGATGTAGTGCAACAAGGCTCATTTGCTAAAGCCGCCGCATTAAACGATATGGATAATTCATCACTTTCTAAGCAAATTAAAAAGCTTGAAAGCAGCTTAGGTGTGCAATTACTTAATCGGTCTACGCGCTCGTTTTCGCTTACCTCAGCAGGAGATGAAATACTCCAGCAAGCGCAAATTCTTATAGATACCCTTAGTGATATTCATAGCATTGCCGACTCGTACCAAGCCAAACCTAAAGGCATTTTACGCATTACCTCAGGCATGTTTTTTGGGCAACAGTATATTCAGCCTGTTATTAATATATTTATGCAAAAGTACCCAGAGGTAAAAATTACCCTAATGCTGGATGATAAGCGCAACGATATTATTAGCGACCATTACGATTTAGCGTTTAGAATTGGCAAACTTGACGACTCAAACCTAATGGCAAAAAAAATATCTGATATGCACTTTGCACTGGTTGCCTCGCACGATTTTATAGCGCGCCATGGTATGCCAAACACACCTGAGGAGCTTTTAGCTTTGCCTGCGATAGTTTACGGCAATGGCGATGTAAGCCTAGATCAAGTTAAATTAAGCACACAACCACATGGTGATGAATACAAAACTCACAAAATGAAGGGCAATTATAAAGTAAGCGACGTACGCGCCATGCTTGATGCTACTAAAGCAGGTGTTGGGTATGTAATGCTTGATTTATTTAACCTAGAAAAACCCATAGACGAAATGGGTTTAGTGCCGCTTTTAACCAATTATAAGCTTTCGGCTTCTGGCGCGGGCATTTATGCATTGTATCCGCACCGTAAACAAACGCCACTAGTAAGCGAATTTATAAAAACTGTACAAGAGTATATTGGCAGCCCTGCATTTTGGGTTAACCATATTCCTAATTACAAACAACTTTATAAATAA